Sequence from the uncultured Draconibacterium sp. genome:
TTGCATCAAGAAACGGTTCTTCTTCTTTCATATATTGATTAACACGCTCAGCCAGTTTGTTGTTTTCCTCTGCCGATTTTAATGTTAAATCACCGGAATTCTGCTTTACCAACTTTTGTACCGAGGGTTGTGCTTCGGTCTCGTCGATAAAAAGTTCGGGCGATCGTAAACCAAGGATGATAAGCCAGCAAAACAGAATTAAAATAGCTGTTATTACCACGTACGAGATAAATGAAAAACTCTCGAAATGAAAAACCCACCGGGTAATTATATTTACCATCGATAAGGAATAAAGCACGGCAACAAAAAGAATTAGATTTGATATATAACCATATCTGTTGGTGTTTGTGTTGGAATAGTTTTCAAAGAAAATTTCTTTGTGCTTTTTTAAAAGGCGGTATGAAAAATACAAATACAGGAAAGTCTGCAAATACAAAACGGCGTAAAAAAACAGTCCAACAATTCGTTCAATTTCCTCCGTCACACTTCCTTTTGTGTATTCAATAATAAGCAGGGAAAAAACAACGCCGAGAAGTAAAAAAAAAGGTAAGGTATGCCAGAAGTCCTTTCCCTTTAAATTGTAGCCCGGGAACAACGAAGTTTTTATGTGTAAATACAAAGCCGGTGCCGCCAGGTAAATCAGGAGTTGTAGAAATGTCGTAATGTTCTCCGACCAGCGGTTTAAAATGAAATCGGCAAAAAAATCCAGAACATTATAGGCCAGCAACAGGATAAAAATGGCGATAAAGTAGTTGCTTAACTTTTTCCCTTCATTATTAAATAGCAGGTAAATGGCAAACAGAAATGCCTGAAATCCGGCAAGTAATTCGATTGCATTTAAGAACGTAATTTCCATTTAGTCAATATTTGCTTCATACAATTATACAAATAATTGAAGATTGTATTAAATGGATACGCTTCTAGCTCAGGAAGAAAAATATGTGCTCCTGTGCCCAGTTGGTAATGATACGTTCTTTATCAAGAAAAATCATCGTAATTCCAAATACGTCGTAAAAACCATGTGTAAGAACCAGTACCCAAAGGTTTTTTTGATTTTTGTAGAAAATCGAACTAAATAGCAGTGCCACAAATCCGGTGGTAATTATGCCCGAAGCTCCCTGATACAAATGCGCAAAACCAAATGCTAAAGATGAAATAAGAATTGCTGCTGCCCATGCCGGCTGACTGTTGCCAAAAATACGGGCCAGTTGTTTAAGCATGTAACCGCGATATAAAAATTCCTCGCCAAACGCGGCGAAGATCCACATTATGGCCAAAAAGACAAGGTAGTTTTGCCAGTTTCCTTTTAAGCCTTCGAAGTTGCTTAAATCGGTAGCACCATAAAAATATTCGATGACGGGTTGAAAAAGAAAGTCGTTTGCAACGATGATGAGAATGGTATATAAAATGGCTTTGAGAACGGTTTTTACAAGCGGATTTTTTTGAATTGAAAAAAACGACCAGTCCCATTTTACCGCCCAGGCAGTGACTAAAACGATTACATATCCCAGGATAGTGCCATAATTGCTGGTAGCAATTGATAAGGTTAGAATAATGGAAATAAATGTTAGAATTACGGCCGGTTGCGTAAGAAAAGTTGCGGCTTTTTGTCTTGCTTTCATTTTTTACTAGTTAAAGGTTACCGATGCATATTTAAAACTGATTATCATTTCATCAAATTGTTTAATGTAATCTTGTCCAAAGTTTCCGTGAAAATTATTTTCCGCACCTCCAATATCTTCAATGTGCAGGCGAACGCTGTCAATTTGGGCCGCTGAATCTGCAACCTTTAAATTCAGCTTGTCGATTATATAACCTTCAAACTCAATAATACCACCGCCACTTCCGGCAGTAAATTTTTCTTTCTCAAAATTTCGTTCAACCTGGTTTTTATAGTCTTTATAAAATTGTGGATACAACGATGTGGTTGTGGCTCCTGTATCAAAATTAAAACGCAAAGTATCGCCGTTATATTCGGCAGCAATAATCGGCATCAAACCATCCAACGCAAAATTATTGTACGCGTATTCTACCGGATTTTTCGGCACAAAAATCTGGTTGTCTTTACTCACCCGAATTTCATCCATGGCTTCAATAACCGGAAATCCAATTGCTCCGTTTATATAATAATCGATTTGCGGAAAAGAAAGGTCCTTGTCGTCGAGTACCAAAAAGAAAACATTCTTAAAAATAATACCGGCAATGGTGAGTTCGGGCGCAATTGCTATGTCGCTTTTAACGCGTAAACCGGTTGCAGCAGTTACATAAAAATCGGCCTCTGTTATTTCTAAATTCAGTTTTTTTGCCAGCGACCGAACCATCACCGAAAAGTTGGCGCCGGTATCAAAAAGCAGGTTTTTGGTTGAGTCCCCAAAACTTACATCGATATTAAATAAGCCCACTTTATCCTTTGTCATTGGAATCAACGCATCAGCGGTTTTAACAATTTCCTGACGGGGAACATCTTTTAATGCCTCCCAAATTTTTATTTCATTTTGCAGGTTTTCTAATTCTGATGAATCGTTCAGTGCTGCAAAATTGTTTAATATAAATTCACTGGCTTTTGCGGTCTCTGAATATTCGTACAGATTTACATGGTTTAAAAGTTTTGTACTGTACAGTTCGTTAAGCATCGTATCGGTAAGTGAGGCACCGTGTTTTTCGAGTAGTTCATCAATGGCCTTGTTCGATTCTTCTGCATTATTAAATACATTGCTGATTAATGCGCTGTAGTAAAGTTTATGCGTTTCTGAAAGCTGATCGATATTTTGATTGTAGGTTTCTTTGAGTTTGAAAAAGTCGGAAACTTCAATTAAATCTTCCAGCTTGTTCAGTACCTGCTGATTGGATATTTTGGTAGTCGATATTCCACAGCCAAATAAACTGGCAACGATAATAAGTATTGATAGAATTCTTTTCATGGTATTTTAGTCTTTTAATTTTAATGAATGGCGCAATGCCTCCTGAAGTTCTCTGTTTTTATCCAGTGCTTTTCTGTAGTGATTATTGTTTTGTTGAATAAGGGAAATTACGCCAAGATACATATTGGTAAATTCCAGAGATTGATAACTTGCTTCATTTACAAATTCCTGCGATAGTAAATTGACGGTTTTGTATAAAACAGGAAACCCGTAATTATCCATATGTTTTTGGTGAAACTGCTCCACATTCTTTATCTCATTCAGAAAAGTGTAATACGAACTAATTTTCTCCTTTAACTGATAATCTGAGATCAAATTCAGATTTCCACTGTTGATAATGTCTTCATAGGTATCGTTCCCGGCCGACAACCATTCGATGTAGATAATTTCAGTTACAATCTCGCGTGCCTGGTCTTCGTTAAGAGGCTTATTAACCAGTTCTGTTTCTTTTAAAATGGCAATTAATTTGTCAGATTTTAACTGACTACTTGAAATAAGCGAATCGATTTCATTTTCATTATTCTGAACGTCTCTGTAAAAACTGTTGAGGTATTTATATTCCAGCTTTTTCTCAGCAGCATTTTCACGCCAGTTATTCAGAATAAATCCGGCGGTTACGCCAATAAATACTACCAGTAACTCTAAAGTATAATGCCACTTGTTGGTTCTATTCTTGCTCATTCTGTTTTTATTTGAAAACAAATGTGCTTCAAAAAACGAAGCTGTGCGACCGAATAAATAAAGTCGAACGCTTTTGGTCGTGATATTTTTAAAGAAAATTACAGGAAAGTCATTAAGAAGAAACAAACAGATAGTAATGCACAAGTACAAAATGATATTTTAAATTGATAAATTGAATGCGAGTTTTTTATTCAAACACAGTTTTTAAGTAGCTTTGTGTTATTAGAAACAAGATGAACAATTTTATTCATCA
This genomic interval carries:
- a CDS encoding helix-turn-helix domain-containing protein, producing MEITFLNAIELLAGFQAFLFAIYLLFNNEGKKLSNYFIAIFILLLAYNVLDFFADFILNRWSENITTFLQLLIYLAAPALYLHIKTSLFPGYNLKGKDFWHTLPFFLLLGVVFSLLIIEYTKGSVTEEIERIVGLFFYAVLYLQTFLYLYFSYRLLKKHKEIFFENYSNTNTNRYGYISNLILFVAVLYSLSMVNIITRWVFHFESFSFISYVVITAILILFCWLIILGLRSPELFIDETEAQPSVQKLVKQNSGDLTLKSAEENNKLAERVNQYMKEEEPFLDATLTLHTLAEKTQISSRELSILINHHLNKHFFDFVNEYRIEKAMELLASTDRKEYTVLEILYEVGFNSKSSFNTAFKKHTGLTPTEYRQKNTLNTIDR
- a CDS encoding type II CAAX endopeptidase family protein — encoded protein: MKARQKAATFLTQPAVILTFISIILTLSIATSNYGTILGYVIVLVTAWAVKWDWSFFSIQKNPLVKTVLKAILYTILIIVANDFLFQPVIEYFYGATDLSNFEGLKGNWQNYLVFLAIMWIFAAFGEEFLYRGYMLKQLARIFGNSQPAWAAAILISSLAFGFAHLYQGASGIITTGFVALLFSSIFYKNQKNLWVLVLTHGFYDVFGITMIFLDKERIITNWAQEHIFFFLS
- a CDS encoding aspartyl protease family protein — protein: MKRILSILIIVASLFGCGISTTKISNQQVLNKLEDLIEVSDFFKLKETYNQNIDQLSETHKLYYSALISNVFNNAEESNKAIDELLEKHGASLTDTMLNELYSTKLLNHVNLYEYSETAKASEFILNNFAALNDSSELENLQNEIKIWEALKDVPRQEIVKTADALIPMTKDKVGLFNIDVSFGDSTKNLLFDTGANFSVMVRSLAKKLNLEITEADFYVTAATGLRVKSDIAIAPELTIAGIIFKNVFFLVLDDKDLSFPQIDYYINGAIGFPVIEAMDEIRVSKDNQIFVPKNPVEYAYNNFALDGLMPIIAAEYNGDTLRFNFDTGATTTSLYPQFYKDYKNQVERNFEKEKFTAGSGGGIIEFEGYIIDKLNLKVADSAAQIDSVRLHIEDIGGAENNFHGNFGQDYIKQFDEMIISFKYASVTFN